CAGACATTGTATATTCTCTGCCTTTTTTTCCATTCAAATTTAATGCCCACAGAATATTGTCCTTCGCTAATTTTAAGGGACATTTTCGACTATTTCAAGACTTTCAAACACCCGCGCCAATTTGTTAGAAAATTTACGATCCCCATATGTTAAATCATAGAATGTCATGCTTCTTTAACATACACTCTTGACGACCCACTAATCATCTATTTTGTGTctgatgctttttttttttcaaccaaaaaaagaaaaagaagatcaATTTCTTAAATCATAGGTTGATTTAGTTTAAACTATGTCGTTTCAAATATTAATGAGACTGGCGAATACTGTTTCAAATCAATGAACgaatattcattattttttctaataaaataatgGTCCTATAAAGTataaatgtatatttttttGGGACGAAGTATATATGTATTTAAGAATCTAATAATCCAAAGGATTCATGCCCTGACGAGGATGGTGGTCCAGCCACCTACTCGTAGGGAAGGTTCTGAGTTTGCACCTGAAAATCCCAAGTGGGaatacagagagagagagagagagatatgtTTTGAGAGAATGGAGGGAATAAACAGAAATGACTTTCTTGGATCCTGGGTGGGAGCATTGTCGCTGTTACACGTATTTTACCAATTTGCTAGCCAAGTTAAAGGAAACAAGGAATGATGAAAAGCGAAaacaaaagaaaggaaaaagaaatcaaagaaaACAAAAGGTATAAGGGAGAGCCAGACAAAGGAAAAATACTGGTAGGatagagaaataaataaataaagaaaatgcaAATAAATGAGATGGAAGTTGTAGGTGTTTGTGTTTCTCTGTAGAGGAAGTAGAagcagagagaaagagagaaacaGAGGAGAAGTAgtttctctctcattctttcgTTCTTCATACCCACCAAGAAAACCCACTGAAGCCATTAATCATCATGAAACACCCTCTGCACCCAGCACTCTCAAAAAGTATAATCTCTCTCCATCAAAACCTTCCTTCCCTTAAATTTACCTCTCTTAACTTCACATGTCTCTCCATCAGAATCCCCACATCCCCATAACCATGAAAcctccttttcttttctctttagcATTCTCCTTCTTCTACTCACTTCAAATATTTCTACCAGTCCTCTCTGCCACCCCTCCGCCTCTTCAACTCCGCGCTCTACTTTCTCTCAAGTCATCCCTCCGAGATCCTCTTGACACCTTCCATGACTGGGATCCCACCAAACCATCTTCCACGCCTAGTTCCCGAGGTCCAGTTTGGTGTTCCTGGTCTGGCGTTAAATGCGACCCTAGAACTGCTCAAATCATAAAGCTTGATCTTTCTTGCCGAAGTCTTTCTGGAGTAATTCCGAATGAAATCCGGCATTTAAACAGCTTAATCTACTTGAATTTGAGCTTAAATGCTTTTACGGGGCCTCTCCAATCAGTCATTTTTGAACTGTCTGAGCTCAGGACTATTGATATCAGCCACAACAATTTCAATTCTACATTTCCACCTGGGATTTCCAAGCTCAAGTTCTTAAGAGTCTTCCAAGCATACAGCAACAATTTTACCGGTCCACTGCCAAAAGAGTTCAGCTTGCTTCGCTTTTTGGAGCGGCTGAACCTCACCGGAAGCTTTTTTCAAGGAGAGATTCCCACGGAATACGGTAGTTTGCCAAGATTGAAGTTTCTGGGCTTAGCTGGAAATTCGTTAGAAGGGCCGGTGCCACCCCAATTAGGATCCTTGGGCCTGCTTGAGCGAATGGAGATTGGATACAACAGTATGTTGACAGGGAGAGTACCAAAGGAGCTTGCATTGTTATCTAATCTCCAGTACCTAGATATCTCAGGATGTTCTCTCTCGGGTAATATCACGCAGGAACTCGGAAATCTAACGAAACTCGAAGTTCTGTTACTTTTCCAAAACCAGTTTACTGGTGAAATCCCGGTGAgttttacaaatttaaaatctctaaaGGTTCTTGATTTGTCTGATAACCACCTTACGGGCAAGATTCCAGTAGAATTGTCTTCTTTGAAAGAGCTAACCAGAGTGAGCTTGATGAAAAACCGATTCAGTGGCGAAATACCGGAAGGAATTGGTGAGCTGCCAAATCTTAACGCTCTGTTTCTCTGGAACAACTCTCTAACAGGTTCTCTCCCACAAAAACTCGGCTCAAATGGCAAGTTACAGTGGCTGGACGTATGCTCCAACTCTCTAAGTGGTCCAATCCCACCAAATATTTGTCAAGGAAACAAGCTTTTAAAGCTGATACTCTTCTCCAACAAATTTAATGGAAGTCTCCCAGAATCACTAGCAAACTGTACCTCTTTGTCCAGGGTCCGAATTCAAGACAATCAACTTAACGGTTCAATCCCATATGGCTTCGGGCTCTTGCAGAATCTAACTTACTTGGACCTGAGCAAGAATAGCTTCACGGGAGAAATCCCTCACGATCTTGGAAATGCACCGCAGCTACAGTACTTAAACATCTCCGAGAACTCTTTCCACAGTAAATTGCCAAGCAACATATGGAGTGCACCCAATTTACAAATATTCTCGGCCAGTTCAGGCAAACTCACCGGGAAAATCCCCGATTTTATCGGGTGTAGCAATGTGTACAAGATCGAATTGCAAGATAATTCGTTCGATGGCGGCATTCCTTGGGACATTGGACACTGCGAGAAGCTTATATACTTGAATTTGAGCCGCAATTCCCTCACCGGCATAATCCCATGGGAAATTTCTACGCTTCCCGCGATCACTGATGCTGATCTTTCTCATAACTTACTGACGGGCTCAATCCCTTCAAATTTTGAAAACTGCACCACTTTAGAGAACTTCAATGTGTCCTATAATCGCTTGACGGGACCTATTCCGGGCTCTGGTATATTCCCAAACTTGCATCCGTCGTCCTTTTTCGGCAACGACGGGCTCTGCGGCCACGTTTTAGCCAAGCCTTGCGCAGCAGACACGCTGTCCGTCGGCGAGGTCGAGATTCACCGGCGTCAGCAGCCGAAGAAAACCGCAGGTGCGATCGTGTGGATCATGGCAGCGGCGTTTGGTATCGGGCTATTCGTGCTCGTTGCTGGAACCAGGTGCTTTCACTCAAATTATAACCGCAAGTTCAACGACGAACGAGAGATAGGGCCGTGGAAATTAACAGCCTTTCAACGCTTGAATTTCACGGCGGATGATGTGCTCGAGTGCCTGTCCATGACCGATAAGATAATAGGAATGGGTTCAACTGGTACAGTTTACAAGGCCGAGATGCCAGGTGGCGAGACCATAGCAGTGAAGAAGCTGTGGGGCAAGCACAAGGAAAATATCAGACGGAGGAGAGGGGTGCTAGCTGAGGTGGATGTGTTGGGAAATGTGAGGCATAGAAATATAGTGAGATTGTTAGGGTGCTGCAGCAACAGAGACTGCACGATGCTTCTGTACGAGTACATGCCAAATGGAAATTTAGAAGATCTATTGCATGGAAAAAACAAGGGAGAAAATCTAGTAGCTGACTGGTTTACACGGTATAAGATTGCTCTAGGCGTGGCTCAGGGGATATGTTATCTTCACCATGATTGTGATCCGGTGATAGTGCATCGCGATCTCAAGCCAAGTAATATCCTATTGGACGGTGAGATGGAGGCTAGAGTGGCGGATTTTGGGGTGGCCAAGTTGATACAAAGCGACGAGTCCATGTCGGTAATCGCCGGATCTTATGGTTACATTGCTCCAGGTGAGTTCGTTTACTTTATTTCTGAATATCACAGGTTTACATCTTACATTTGGTTGTGTTTGTCTGTTTCTTTGACATGTACTGAGAGTTAGCTTAGATTTAACTTCATCTCCTCTTCATGATTTCTATTTGAGAATATTAAAGATTGTAAGATATGCAATAAACCTTAGTTTtaagaaaaggaaagagaaagatTGCCTTCGCATGTATTAGAATGAAGGCGTGAAATTGAcaatatgttatgttttatgagaTAAGGTATAAACTTTTATCTTTGGGAATTCTTCGATGTACGTGGTTTGCTTTTCTGTCCTTTCAATCCAAATCTTGGCTTGTTTGGAAACAGTCATCCCAAGGTTGGTCacgtttttttcttttcttggatACCTTttctttagttattttaatgtatttgttaTAGTTAATTCTTTTTGTTGGGTATAGTGCGTCACCTCAAATGACAAGGGTACCATCAATACATTCTTttgatgggttaattcatatgAACAAACCAGCCACTGATTTCCCTTTATCTTTGGTAAAGCAAgtacattgtttttttttttttttttttttccgttgCAAAGAGTGGGCTAATACTACAGTTACTCTGCACGTCATTTTTGCTTTTTGGCGCCGCGAATTCTTCAACTGTTTTTGTGCATGAACTGTGTCTTTCTTCTCttcctcctctctctctctctctctctcttttttttttcctcctttacttcttttcttttgcttttctATTTTGTTACATACAATGAATAAGAATGGACCCTACCCAAGAAAAATGTTAGATCATTTAATCGATTGCAGTTTTGACttcatgatcatacatttcaaTTTTCGTTTCATTTGTGTTGGATCTTTAAGTAATGGTTGTGTTCTTTTGCAGAATATGCTTATACACTACAGGTAGACGAGAAGAGTGATATTTATAGCTACGGTGTGGTGTTAATGGAGATTATTAGCGGGAAAAGATCAGTTGATTCTGAGTTTGGAGAtggtaatagcatagtggattGGGTAAGATCTAAGATCAAGACAAAGGATGGTATCATTGACATTTTGGACAAGAACGCTGGGGCATCTATAGCATCTGTAAGGGAGGAAATGATGCAAATGCTTAGAATTGCACTCCTATGCACGAGCCGGAATCCGGCCGACCGACCCTCGATGAGGGATGTTGTGTTGATGCTCCAAGAAGCCAAGCCTAAGAGGAAATTGCCTGCAAGTGTAATTAGCAGCGGGGTTGGGGTTGGGGTTGGTGATAACTTAGTTACTTCTGCTGGTGCTATTGCACAAAAGCCTTCAGTGGAATGTTAATATGATTATTTTCACATTACTGGCTTcatctttttctcttttctttcttttcttttttttttcttctaatttttaaatCGTTCTTTTATGTTATATTTCAAATGCAGGGGGGATTGGTATAGGAGAAGTGCTTTTGCTTACTTTATTTTCCAATGAAAATTTCAAGTGTTATTGTTCTAAATTCTATTGTTTGAATTTGGACTTAACTTTTTAGATTGGCACGTAAATTGGAGTGGTAATGATGTTTTAGCATTGGATATAAAATGGTGAGTGGGCCAAAAGGGGGAAGATTTGCAATCATGAAAAGAATTACCTTCTTAGACCGAAAATTGGCAGAAAGGGCAGCAAAGACTACacataaataattttgaatctcatcttaaaaggaaagaaaatacaTTAACAAGTTCTGCATATGCTTTCGTTCTTTTTGTAATCTATCTGGATCTTGAACGTTCAAGAATTGAAACAGCAAGTAGAACACCTCAGGGtttctcaaaattttatattagaCAATTAAACATGAAGAGAAAACTAAAATGTGTTAACAACAAGTCGCCAAATAATTATTCAGCTTCAATAATTCCTTTAGCAATTGAAGCCCTGATCTGACTTCTCTCCAGATTGGATTTCGGGTTGGCAGGCAGGGTGGCCCAACTGCAAGGGCCCGCTGATATTACGCATCAGTCAAGATCCTGCGCTTACGGACCCAGCCTTGCCGGACTCGGGTTGTGGCTGACCCATCTACCtgattttttattacaaaaatatctaaaaaggaATAGAAAtgacttattattattttttgtagtTTTACTAAAAAAAGAGTAAAGGAATACATAAGAAAAATCTGTACAAATTCTAGTGGGGATTTTTGTATCTCGGTATTGATTTCATTTTACAGACTACAAAAGGAGCCATATCTTTCAGAGACCATGTTGGGTTCTTGATTCCTTGACCATTTGCATGCCCTCTACTCTCATGCTACTCTCCCATGCCTGTAAAGGAAGATTCATAAATTTACCGAAATTCCAAAGGATAAAGAAAAAGGTTTCGTCTTGTCTGcttgttaaaaaataaagtttataaaTCTTTGTTTGGGCCGATCACAATAGCGAGCTTTTCATTCTTAGGACCCAATACGTAAAATTCTTTTGCCCTGGAAGCTTAAAAACGATAGGCCACATAATAAGGTCTTGGTTGGTCTCATGAAAATAGGTAGATGACGATTTAATAATTTTTGGCAGCATATTTGAagcaagaagaagagaaaggacTGAGAATATGATGGAAAATCAAAGGAAATGGTTATCATTAGCTCACCAGTAGTTCAGCCACCAGCACGACTGTCCTCTCCATATCCCTCAAGCTCTCATTTTGATGTTCAAATGTGCTCGTAAGCTCTGTAATCAGATAAAGAATTTTTTCGACCTGCTGGGTAAATCGCACAATCaattaattatgttattttTCAAGATAATATATACGTAGGATAATTCACCAATAATACTTCCTCATTGTAATCAGTAGAAATAgtagttcaaaaaaaaaaaaaaaaaaaaaaggatttagAAATTAACCTGTGAGGTAAATTTGGTAATTGTGGCTTCTATACTATCCATGACTTCCGCTGCTTCGCTCATGACTGTGTTGATGGATTCCACATCTCCCTGTTAAGACGATCAAGATTAAAATTTTTCCTACAAATATCCCTGTTAAGACGATCAAGAGCTCATGGAAGAAGAAGACAAAGAGAGAGAAATCTCTGCATAGAAACAAAAATGAGACCCAAGATTTAATGAATTGACTACCTTAACCTCTTCAGCTAAAGGGAGTTTGACAGACAATGCTGAAAGTTTTCTTGTCAGCCTGCTCACGGCTTCACagttttttctctccatttttgcCCATTCATTGAGCAGACTCATTTGTGGGTGAATAATTTGATATAATTTCATCTGGTGTTTCattttttgaatttgaattcTCTTTTCCATTGTGATGTTTCTTACCCTGAAGATTCTCAGCCAGACATGAAACAATCTATCctgaaaacagaaaaataataaaaactgtAAGAGCTTGACCATCTTAATTATATAGGCAATAAGTAAGAAGACAAAGGAAGCTTTATTACTTCTGCAACTATTCTCGTAGAAGCCATAGCAGCCTCAGCCCTAGCATTGGCAAACCTCCACTGCAATAGCCTATTATGCAAAACTCTAAACCTGTGATACTCCTCTTCCTGTACTGGAGACACTTTCTTTTGCCTAAAATACTTCAAAACGCCGCTCACTGCCCCAGCTCCACCTttagttttctctctctctccactgGTTACAGCTGGCAACTCTGGTGGAAACATATTAAACAGAGACCTTCCCGGCGATAAAGCCCAAGCTGAAGAAGACCTTGATGCGGAGTTTGGTCTCTTAGTTGCTGGGGAATCACGGGGGCTGCCACGCTGCAAGAACCTAACAAAACCATCTCTGCTGCAATTGTCTTGATTAGCATACTTCTTGTGCATAGTggatgagaggtttatgttctCCTCGATGGGGATGTTTCTGGACCTCGTGGTAGATTTTGAGCGGCTACTGAATCTTTGGCTAGTGTTCATCGAGGTTGAACTATTTTCAGCTCCACTTCTGCTTCGAACCAGGCAAGGCGATTGCGGAGTTGGCGTGCGTGGGTGGCGGCGGGTGAGAGGGTATTGCATTTTCTCGCGGTATTCAAGGTCTGGTTTGAAGAATTGAGAGCTTAGTTACATGAAACAAATTGAAAAATGCGATGACTTTAATTTATAGTAATTAATAACGAGAacctccaaaaaaaaaaaaataataacgagAAGTCGATGGCACGtcggaggaggagaaggaaggcGCATGTCAATGGGACCAAGAAAGATGAAAGATTCGCTTTCATGGATTCACGTCAAGGCTTCTACGACGTGGGTTTGAATAAGAGAATCGCAAGTCAAATGACATTAgagataaatattaaataaaagatatatttattatttatataatttctttaatttatatttcaaattacGATTGAAGTCACAATTGTAATAAGAGAATCATAAGTCAAAcgaatattttttagaaaaaattggTTTGAGGGTTAATTttctatataatattaaaaaaacatgttaaaaaGTAATGggaaatgaaaattatttatcaaattAAGATGTGATTAAAAGACAATTCAAAAAGCAGTTGTAACTAAGTTAAACCCTATGTTACTGTGCCTTCGTGTTCAACACACAAACCGTCTTTGAAATATTATAGAATCGTGCAACACTTAGcttaatttatcaaattaaattggtCTTTTCGTAATTTATTGCACATAATtatctaaaaataattatcaataacaACTAAGTtggagagagttgaaagaaatAATAGtgttaaaaagaataaaaaaaagtgtCTTGTATTATTACAAAGAA
This Manihot esculenta cultivar AM560-2 chromosome 6, M.esculenta_v8, whole genome shotgun sequence DNA region includes the following protein-coding sequences:
- the LOC110618008 gene encoding leucine-rich repeat receptor-like protein kinase TDR, which translates into the protein MSLHQNPHIPITMKPPFLFSLAFSFFYSLQIFLPVLSATPPPLQLRALLSLKSSLRDPLDTFHDWDPTKPSSTPSSRGPVWCSWSGVKCDPRTAQIIKLDLSCRSLSGVIPNEIRHLNSLIYLNLSLNAFTGPLQSVIFELSELRTIDISHNNFNSTFPPGISKLKFLRVFQAYSNNFTGPLPKEFSLLRFLERLNLTGSFFQGEIPTEYGSLPRLKFLGLAGNSLEGPVPPQLGSLGLLERMEIGYNSMLTGRVPKELALLSNLQYLDISGCSLSGNITQELGNLTKLEVLLLFQNQFTGEIPVSFTNLKSLKVLDLSDNHLTGKIPVELSSLKELTRVSLMKNRFSGEIPEGIGELPNLNALFLWNNSLTGSLPQKLGSNGKLQWLDVCSNSLSGPIPPNICQGNKLLKLILFSNKFNGSLPESLANCTSLSRVRIQDNQLNGSIPYGFGLLQNLTYLDLSKNSFTGEIPHDLGNAPQLQYLNISENSFHSKLPSNIWSAPNLQIFSASSGKLTGKIPDFIGCSNVYKIELQDNSFDGGIPWDIGHCEKLIYLNLSRNSLTGIIPWEISTLPAITDADLSHNLLTGSIPSNFENCTTLENFNVSYNRLTGPIPGSGIFPNLHPSSFFGNDGLCGHVLAKPCAADTLSVGEVEIHRRQQPKKTAGAIVWIMAAAFGIGLFVLVAGTRCFHSNYNRKFNDEREIGPWKLTAFQRLNFTADDVLECLSMTDKIIGMGSTGTVYKAEMPGGETIAVKKLWGKHKENIRRRRGVLAEVDVLGNVRHRNIVRLLGCCSNRDCTMLLYEYMPNGNLEDLLHGKNKGENLVADWFTRYKIALGVAQGICYLHHDCDPVIVHRDLKPSNILLDGEMEARVADFGVAKLIQSDESMSVIAGSYGYIAPEYAYTLQVDEKSDIYSYGVVLMEIISGKRSVDSEFGDGNSIVDWVRSKIKTKDGIIDILDKNAGASIASVREEMMQMLRIALLCTSRNPADRPSMRDVVLMLQEAKPKRKLPASVISSGVGVGVGDNLVTSAGAIAQKPSVEC
- the LOC110616662 gene encoding QWRF motif-containing protein 7 encodes the protein MQYPLTRRHPRTPTPQSPCLVRSRSGAENSSTSMNTSQRFSSRSKSTTRSRNIPIEENINLSSTMHKKYANQDNCSRDGFVRFLQRGSPRDSPATKRPNSASRSSSAWALSPGRSLFNMFPPELPAVTSGEREKTKGGAGAVSGVLKYFRQKKVSPVQEEEYHRFRVLHNRLLQWRFANARAEAAMASTRIVAEDRLFHVWLRIFRVRNITMEKRIQIQKMKHQMKLYQIIHPQMSLLNEWAKMERKNCEAVSRLTRKLSALSVKLPLAEEVKGDVESINTVMSEAAEVMDSIEATITKFTSQVEKILYLITELTSTFEHQNESLRDMERTVVLVAELLAWESSMRVEGMQMVKESRTQHGL